The proteins below are encoded in one region of Diceros bicornis minor isolate mBicDic1 chromosome 14, mDicBic1.mat.cur, whole genome shotgun sequence:
- the H1-2 gene encoding histone H1.2 — MSETAPVAPAAAPPVEKAPVKKKAAKKPAGARRKASGPPVSELITKAVAASKERNGVSLAALKKALAAAGYDVEKNNSRIKLGLKSLVSKGTLVQTKGTGASGSFKLNKKVATGEAKPKAKKAGAAKPKKPAGAAKKPKKSTGVATPKKSAKKTPKKAKKPAAAAVAKKVAKSPKKAKAAKPKKVAKSAAKAVKPKTAKPKVAKPKKAAPKKK; from the coding sequence ATGTCGGAGACTGCTCCTGTCGCTCCTGCCGCCGCTCCTCCTGTAGAGAAGGCTCCAGTGAAGAAGAAGGCGGCGAAGAAGCCTGCGGGGGCGCGCCGCAAGGCGTCGGGGCCCCCGGTATCGGAGCTCATCACCAAAGCTGTCGCCGCTTCCAAAGAGCGCAATGGCGTGTCCCTGGCTGCGCTCAAGAAAGCGTTGGCGGCCGCTGGCTACGACGTGGAAAAAAACAACAGCCGCATCAAGTTGGGACTTAAAAGCTTGGTGAGCAAGGGAACTCTAGTGCAGACTAAGGGGACCGGCGCCTCGGGCTCTTTCAAACTCAACAAGAAGGTGGCCACCGGGGAAGCCAAGCCCAAGGCCAAGAAGGCGGGTGCGGCCAAGCCCAAGAAGCCTGCGGGAGCGGCTAAGAAACCCAAGAAGAGTACTGGGGTGGCCACCCCGAAGAAAAGCGCTAAAAAGACCCCGAAAAAGGCGAAGAAGCCGGCGGCAGCTGCTGTGGCTAAGAAAGTGGCCAAAAGTCCAAAGAAAGCTAAGGCTGCGAAGCCCAAGAAGGTCGCCAAAAGCGCAGCTAAAGCAGTGAAGCCCAAAACTGCCAAGCCGAAGGTTGCCAAGCCCAAGAAGGCTGCACCCAAAAAGAAGTAG